In one Salvelinus sp. IW2-2015 unplaced genomic scaffold, ASM291031v2 Un_scaffold8335, whole genome shotgun sequence genomic region, the following are encoded:
- the LOC112079525 gene encoding actin, alpha skeletal muscle, with the protein MESCGIHETTYNSIMKCDVDIRKDLYANTVLSGGTTMYPGIADRMQKEITSLAPSTMKIKIIAPPERKYSVWIGGSILASLSTFQQMWISKQEYDESGPSIVHRKCF; encoded by the exons atgGAGTCTTGCGGTATCCACGAGACCACCTACAACTCCATCATGAAGTGTGACGTGGACATCCGTAAGGACCTGTACGCCAACACYGTGCTGTCCGGAGGAACCACCATGTACCCCGGCATCGCTGACAGGATGCAGAAGGAGATCACCTCTCTGGCCCCCTCAACCATGAAGATCAAG atcatCGCCCCTCCAGAGCGTAAATACTCCGTCTGGATCGGAGGCTCCATCCTGGcttctctctccaccttccaGCAGATGTGGATCAGCAAGCAGGAATACGACGAGTCTGGTCCCTCCATCGTCCACCGTAAATGCTTCTAA